From the genome of Scytonema hofmannii PCC 7110, one region includes:
- a CDS encoding di-heme oxidoredictase family protein → MLSSQETTEHQVNQPEASRSQQIPLFMRLRGIIILVALLILVSFFTYQIDFAFPGTPSLNNTYTPLSHPTAQEIGSYDVLGKVVSKAEAENLLKTEEGKQLLSAENGAVAITEDLIALGRKAFYRETFGNEIFFTDVTGILNGPLNLINLTKAILSLKGQPTTNLQVTMDRDMNVGNRNFKKGDILNTGLDIPANSFVPLGMMTHINKGKIRVGITCAACHATVDKKTGRILEGAPNNDLDTGLMLALASNSASWFRHTGVNPLTVRSGKQTYIRSDNQEAHLPDAKALEDAVDTQLLSWTPGNFDSTGDNHNNPSQNPSSYTIGAYPYGWSGNAAIGWFHGLTSLNSNVHGTNSDQTSTADSSQKLLGIDKETYLGFILQNSANPKFKLPQGTKPSKFFQKIDPTPGTPAMNEVIAMPGYPKGSPFILDGLMASSPGFPVAAQLNGMSAYQNSLAPSPVKTQDSASVRQGAVIFTKAGCVECHSGRYFTNNHVIAEQEIKAQPSRAIAQAAFARNFVSPQTYPSNVPVPLPENPPVLNVPTDITAKRDFELAFAIANSGGYKVPSLIGLNVTAPYLHDGGAAAGPEALKVDKNGYDIVNPDQLGIPGTLLSNILPEPRASLRVLIDRNLRRQTVLTNRANSDLQESNADGSGHNYWVDKQGGFSTQNQTDLIEFLLSLDDEPELMPKQKN, encoded by the coding sequence ATGTTATCATCTCAAGAAACTACCGAACACCAAGTCAATCAACCAGAAGCGTCGCGATCTCAACAAATTCCACTTTTTATGCGGCTGCGTGGAATTATTATATTAGTAGCGCTCTTAATTCTTGTTAGTTTCTTTACATACCAAATTGACTTTGCATTTCCAGGAACGCCAAGCCTCAACAATACATACACTCCTCTCAGCCACCCTACAGCACAAGAAATAGGTTCTTACGATGTGTTGGGCAAAGTTGTTAGTAAAGCTGAAGCAGAAAATTTACTAAAAACAGAAGAAGGGAAACAGTTACTTTCAGCAGAGAATGGCGCTGTTGCGATTACAGAAGATTTAATCGCTCTTGGACGAAAAGCTTTTTATAGAGAAACTTTTGGGAACGAAATTTTCTTTACCGATGTCACTGGTATCTTAAATGGTCCGCTAAATCTCATCAACTTGACAAAAGCCATATTATCTCTCAAGGGTCAACCTACAACGAATCTTCAAGTGACCATGGATAGAGATATGAATGTAGGTAATCGCAATTTCAAAAAGGGTGATATTCTGAATACCGGGCTTGACATCCCTGCTAACTCCTTCGTTCCTCTAGGAATGATGACTCATATCAACAAGGGTAAAATCCGAGTTGGTATAACTTGTGCGGCATGTCATGCCACTGTAGATAAAAAGACTGGACGTATTCTTGAAGGCGCACCCAACAACGATCTAGATACAGGCTTAATGCTGGCGTTAGCGAGTAACTCAGCATCATGGTTCCGTCACACAGGCGTTAATCCTTTAACAGTTCGCTCTGGCAAACAGACTTACATAAGATCCGATAACCAAGAAGCTCATTTACCAGACGCCAAAGCTTTAGAAGATGCAGTAGACACCCAATTGCTCAGTTGGACTCCAGGGAACTTTGACTCAACCGGAGACAATCACAACAATCCCTCCCAAAATCCATCTTCCTATACTATCGGTGCCTATCCTTATGGTTGGAGTGGTAACGCTGCTATTGGTTGGTTTCATGGATTAACTTCATTAAATAGCAATGTTCATGGAACAAACTCAGATCAAACATCAACGGCTGATTCTAGCCAAAAACTTCTAGGTATTGATAAAGAAACATACTTGGGTTTCATTCTACAAAACTCAGCTAATCCAAAGTTTAAGTTACCCCAAGGTACTAAACCATCAAAATTTTTCCAGAAAATTGACCCTACTCCCGGTACACCTGCTATGAATGAGGTGATTGCTATGCCGGGATATCCTAAAGGTTCACCTTTTATCCTAGATGGATTGATGGCGAGTTCGCCAGGATTTCCGGTAGCTGCACAACTCAATGGTATGTCAGCGTATCAGAACTCACTAGCACCATCTCCTGTAAAAACGCAAGATTCAGCTTCTGTTCGACAAGGAGCAGTCATTTTTACGAAGGCTGGATGTGTTGAATGCCACAGTGGACGTTACTTCACAAACAATCACGTTATTGCAGAACAAGAAATCAAAGCACAGCCTTCACGGGCAATAGCACAAGCTGCTTTTGCTCGCAACTTCGTATCACCGCAAACCTATCCAAGCAATGTGCCGGTTCCCCTCCCAGAAAATCCACCTGTATTAAATGTTCCTACAGATATTACTGCAAAACGAGACTTTGAACTGGCTTTTGCGATCGCTAATTCTGGAGGTTACAAAGTCCCTAGCTTAATTGGGTTGAACGTTACCGCTCCTTATTTACATGATGGCGGTGCTGCTGCAGGACCAGAAGCGCTAAAAGTAGATAAAAATGGTTATGACATTGTCAACCCAGACCAGTTAGGCATACCGGGAACATTATTAAGCAACATACTACCAGAACCGAGGGCAAGTTTGCGCGTACTTATAGACCGTAACTTACGCAGGCAAACCGTTTTAACCAACCGTGCCAATTCCGACTTGCAAGAGTCCAATGCAGATGGTAGCGGTCACAACTACTGGGTAGACAAACAAGGTGGTTTTTCTACTCAAAATCAAACAGATCTCATAGAGTTTCTTCTGTCATTAGATGACGAGCCTGAACTCATGCCAAAGCAAAAAAATTAA
- a CDS encoding (2Fe-2S)-binding protein, which yields MTKQDNPENAKPSGVSRRGFFKRASVTVASAAILDSGLIGTKEAAAAPSNFVGPRRTPIKLRINGAERRMELEPRTTLAEALRFELGLTGTKIVCDRGSCSACTVWLDSTPVCSCMMLAMDVGDRAITTIEGLAKGEDLHPVQAAFIEYDAQQCGYCTPGMVMSCAALLAKNSNPTLEDIQAATSGNLCRCGTYPKVFEATLAAAKSIQSARS from the coding sequence ATGACAAAACAGGATAATCCTGAAAATGCAAAACCTAGCGGCGTCTCTCGTCGCGGATTTTTCAAAAGGGCAAGTGTCACCGTAGCTAGCGCAGCTATTTTAGATTCTGGTTTGATTGGTACCAAAGAAGCAGCAGCAGCACCTTCCAACTTTGTTGGTCCAAGACGAACACCGATTAAACTCCGTATTAATGGAGCTGAGCGTCGTATGGAACTCGAACCCCGCACTACCCTTGCTGAGGCTTTGCGCTTCGAGTTAGGTTTGACAGGCACGAAAATTGTTTGCGATCGCGGTTCTTGTTCCGCTTGTACAGTTTGGTTGGATTCAACACCTGTGTGCTCGTGTATGATGCTGGCAATGGATGTGGGCGATCGCGCCATCACCACCATCGAAGGACTCGCCAAAGGAGAAGATTTGCATCCAGTACAGGCTGCATTCATTGAATACGATGCCCAGCAATGCGGTTATTGTACGCCAGGGATGGTGATGAGTTGCGCGGCTCTCCTGGCAAAGAATTCAAACCCCACACTTGAAGATATACAAGCAGCTACAAGCGGTAATTTGTGTCGTTGCGGTACTTATCCCAAAGTGTTTGAAGCAACCCTCGCGGCGGCCAAGTCCATTCAAAGTGCGAGGAGTTAA